From the Halorhabdus utahensis DSM 12940 genome, one window contains:
- the rpl18a gene encoding 50S ribosomal protein L18Ae → MSEYTVTGTFQARDGWQSFETEIEAPNENVAEEHTLAEFGSQHGLKRTQIEIEGVDA, encoded by the coding sequence ATGAGCGAATATACAGTTACCGGGACCTTCCAGGCCCGTGACGGCTGGCAATCGTTCGAGACAGAGATCGAGGCACCGAACGAGAACGTCGCCGAGGAGCACACTCTCGCCGAGTTCGGCTCCCAGCACGGACTCAAACGCACCCAGATCGAGATCGAGGGGGTAGACGCATGA
- the ftsY gene encoding signal recognition particle-docking protein FtsY produces the protein MFDGLREKLGRFSDDVEEDVDAVEEGEADDIDDSGADAEAPGEGGSAGDVTQSAAESDASSQSDADAESTVDTQPADGTAATETSAEPDASTEDAAEPDRGVAERAKLFATGKTVIDEDDLQDHLDDLELALLSSDVEMSVAGEILDGVEANLVGETRRRLQSTGNLVQDSLREALYDVISVGQFDFEERIAAAEKPVVIVFTGVNGVGKTTTIAKLAQYLEDRGHSSVLANGDTYRAGANQQLGEHAEALDVPYISHEQGGDPTAVIYDAVEYAEANDVDVVLGDTAGRLHTSEGLMDQLSKIERIIEPDMTLFVDEAVAGQDAVTRATEFDAAAEIDGTILTKADADPQGGAAISIAHVTGKPILFLGTGQGYDHLERFDPEEVVDQLTLGE, from the coding sequence ATGTTCGACGGACTGCGCGAGAAGCTCGGCCGCTTCAGCGACGACGTCGAGGAAGATGTCGACGCCGTCGAAGAAGGTGAGGCCGACGATATCGATGACAGCGGGGCCGACGCTGAGGCCCCGGGTGAGGGTGGGTCTGCGGGAGATGTCACCCAATCCGCGGCAGAGAGCGACGCATCCAGCCAATCCGATGCAGACGCTGAATCGACGGTCGACACGCAGCCAGCAGACGGCACAGCCGCTACTGAGACGTCTGCCGAACCGGACGCGTCCACCGAGGACGCGGCGGAACCCGACCGTGGCGTCGCCGAGCGGGCGAAACTCTTTGCGACCGGTAAGACCGTCATCGACGAGGACGACCTCCAGGACCATCTCGATGATCTCGAACTCGCGTTGCTGAGCAGCGACGTCGAGATGAGTGTCGCGGGCGAGATCCTCGACGGCGTCGAGGCGAATCTCGTGGGCGAGACTCGCCGTCGCCTCCAGAGCACGGGCAATCTCGTCCAGGATTCCCTCCGGGAGGCACTGTACGACGTCATCAGCGTCGGGCAGTTCGATTTCGAGGAACGAATCGCCGCGGCAGAGAAGCCGGTCGTGATCGTCTTTACGGGCGTCAATGGCGTCGGCAAGACCACGACGATCGCCAAGCTTGCCCAGTATCTCGAAGATCGGGGCCACTCCTCGGTGCTGGCCAACGGCGACACCTACCGGGCCGGCGCGAACCAGCAACTCGGCGAACACGCCGAGGCACTCGATGTCCCCTACATCTCCCACGAGCAGGGCGGCGATCCGACGGCGGTCATCTACGACGCCGTCGAGTACGCTGAAGCCAACGATGTCGACGTCGTGCTGGGCGACACGGCGGGGCGACTCCACACCAGCGAGGGGCTGATGGATCAGCTCTCGAAGATCGAGCGCATCATCGAGCCGGACATGACGCTGTTCGTCGATGAGGCCGTCGCCGGCCAGGACGCCGTCACTCGGGCGACCGAGTTTGACGCCGCTGCCGAGATCGACGGGACGATCCTCACGAAGGCCGACGCCGACCCGCAGGGCGGCGCGGCGATCTCGATCGCCCACGTCACGGGCAAGCCGATTCTCTTTCTCGGCACCGGCCAGGGCTACGATCACCTCGAACGGTTCGACCCCGAGGAGGTCGTCGATCAACTGACGCTCGGCGAGTGA
- the pfdA gene encoding prefoldin subunit alpha, whose translation MSLGGGGGQQQLQEIAQAIEAIDEEREELEAEVQDLRNKQTEIDEAIEAIETLETGSTVQVPLGGDAYVRAEVLDMDEITVSLGADYAAEQGQDDATDTLERKQDAIDDQIEQLSEEISELEEESQQLEQQAQQMQQQQMQQQMQQMQQQEGGEE comes from the coding sequence ATGAGTCTCGGTGGTGGCGGCGGTCAGCAACAACTCCAGGAGATCGCCCAGGCGATCGAAGCGATCGACGAGGAACGCGAGGAACTCGAAGCGGAAGTCCAGGACCTCCGCAACAAGCAGACCGAGATCGACGAGGCGATCGAGGCCATCGAGACGCTCGAAACGGGCTCGACCGTGCAGGTTCCCCTCGGCGGCGACGCCTACGTCCGCGCGGAAGTCCTCGATATGGACGAGATCACCGTGAGCCTCGGTGCCGATTACGCGGCCGAGCAGGGACAGGACGACGCGACCGACACCCTCGAACGCAAGCAAGACGCCATCGACGACCAGATCGAGCAGCTCTCCGAGGAAATTTCGGAGCTCGAAGAGGAGAGCCAACAGCTCGAACAGCAGGCCCAGCAGATGCAACAGCAGCAGATGCAACAGCAGATGCAGCAGATGCAACAGCAGGAAGGCGGCGAAGAGTAG
- a CDS encoding nuclear transport factor 2 family protein, which yields MPTDDPADRVRSFYDALDDHDYDRLTSLLAPDFVHDRPGLTLDGRDRFVQFMREERPNRETSHPIDAIYRDGDGELAVRGRLLDDDGEKMAAFVDVFGFGDDGIESVRTYTR from the coding sequence ATGCCCACTGACGATCCCGCAGACCGCGTGCGATCGTTCTATGACGCCCTGGACGATCACGACTACGATCGGTTGACTTCGCTGCTCGCTCCCGATTTCGTCCACGACCGTCCGGGACTCACCCTCGACGGACGCGACCGGTTCGTCCAGTTCATGCGGGAGGAGCGACCGAACCGGGAGACGAGCCACCCGATCGACGCGATCTATCGCGACGGCGACGGCGAACTCGCCGTCCGTGGCCGACTGCTCGACGATGACGGCGAGAAAATGGCTGCCTTCGTGGATGTCTTCGGATTCGGAGATGACGGAATCGAATCAGTGCGGACGTACACCAGGTAG
- a CDS encoding nitrite/sulfite reductase produces MNTVEQWKQEKHPLDVIEDVTEYAEDGLSFSEIEDRAGDGEWERLKWAGLYAHGEHDDFFMKRTKVPGGYLTPEQAEVIGEVAEEYATAPAEHGGEDQNEIWGDAYLDITTRQDIQMHWIEVEDVPEIWATYDEVGLTTVQGCGDSARNVLGCPAAGLDGHECFDAQPVIDAVNEFFTENREYANLPRKFKMTITGCAHDCGQSQINDVGLTPARKEVDVSGEAGGSSDSSDGGKDIYGFHCKVGGGLSDGPRMATQMDVFVPPEDAVEFCRAIAQTFKELGDRSNRGVCRMRYLVEQLGTEEFEAAVRRRCSVDLPESGVDLTEGYAGDHVGVHDQKQDGLKYVGFNVIAGRMSGEEFVEAARAAKKYGTDDASIRLATDQNFLITHIPAENVGDLMAEPFARKYSPDPGPFSRGAVGCTGSEFCNYGIIETKNRVYRWAKALDRRIETPDDLDVVRMHMSGCSASCAQPQIADIGFRGETVKVDDPEDSTNFEGDAIVEGMDFGLGGALGTDNEFLDWVETAVPARAVIPALEELFAAYTEERNEGERFYAWCRRVENDRLRSIMQRADAPVAAGVAQETGGRGSSDD; encoded by the coding sequence ATGAATACAGTCGAACAGTGGAAACAGGAGAAACACCCCCTCGACGTGATCGAGGACGTCACGGAATACGCAGAGGATGGCCTCTCCTTTTCCGAGATCGAGGATCGGGCGGGCGACGGCGAGTGGGAGCGCCTGAAGTGGGCCGGGCTGTACGCCCACGGTGAGCACGACGATTTCTTCATGAAACGGACGAAGGTGCCCGGCGGGTACCTCACGCCCGAGCAGGCCGAGGTGATCGGCGAGGTGGCCGAGGAATACGCCACCGCTCCAGCCGAACACGGTGGCGAGGACCAGAACGAAATCTGGGGCGACGCGTATCTCGACATCACGACGCGTCAGGACATCCAGATGCACTGGATCGAGGTCGAGGACGTCCCCGAGATCTGGGCGACCTACGACGAGGTCGGCCTGACGACGGTCCAGGGGTGTGGCGACTCCGCGCGGAACGTCCTGGGGTGTCCGGCCGCCGGCCTGGACGGCCACGAGTGCTTCGACGCCCAGCCCGTGATCGATGCCGTCAACGAGTTCTTCACGGAGAACCGGGAGTACGCCAACCTGCCCCGGAAGTTCAAGATGACGATCACCGGCTGTGCCCACGATTGTGGCCAGTCCCAGATCAACGACGTCGGGCTGACGCCGGCCCGGAAGGAAGTGGACGTCTCCGGCGAAGCCGGAGGCTCGTCGGACTCGTCCGACGGTGGGAAGGACATCTACGGCTTCCACTGCAAGGTCGGCGGCGGGCTCTCCGATGGCCCGCGGATGGCCACGCAGATGGATGTCTTTGTTCCACCCGAAGACGCTGTCGAGTTCTGTCGTGCCATCGCCCAGACGTTCAAGGAGCTGGGCGATCGGTCGAATCGCGGCGTCTGCCGGATGCGCTACCTTGTCGAGCAGCTCGGCACCGAGGAGTTCGAGGCTGCGGTCCGACGGCGCTGTAGCGTCGATCTCCCGGAGAGCGGCGTCGACCTCACCGAGGGCTACGCCGGCGATCACGTCGGCGTCCACGACCAGAAACAGGACGGCCTGAAGTACGTCGGCTTCAACGTGATCGCGGGCCGGATGAGCGGCGAGGAGTTCGTCGAGGCCGCCCGCGCGGCGAAGAAATACGGCACCGACGACGCCTCGATCCGGCTGGCGACCGACCAGAACTTCCTGATCACGCACATTCCGGCCGAGAACGTCGGCGACCTCATGGCCGAACCGTTCGCCCGGAAGTACAGCCCCGATCCCGGGCCCTTCTCTCGGGGCGCGGTCGGCTGTACCGGCTCGGAGTTCTGCAACTACGGCATCATCGAGACGAAGAATCGGGTCTACCGGTGGGCGAAGGCCCTCGACCGCCGCATCGAGACGCCCGACGATCTGGATGTCGTCCGGATGCACATGTCCGGCTGTTCGGCCTCCTGCGCCCAGCCACAGATCGCCGACATCGGGTTCCGCGGGGAGACGGTGAAGGTCGACGATCCCGAGGACTCGACGAATTTCGAGGGCGACGCCATCGTCGAGGGGATGGACTTCGGCCTGGGCGGCGCGCTCGGGACCGACAACGAGTTCCTCGATTGGGTCGAGACCGCGGTGCCCGCCCGGGCGGTGATTCCCGCCCTGGAGGAACTGTTCGCGGCCTACACCGAGGAGCGCAACGAGGGCGAACGGTTCTACGCGTGGTGTCGCCGTGTCGAGAACGACCGCCTGCGATCGATCATGCAGCGGGCCGACGCGCCCGTCGCGGCCGGGGTCGCCCAGGAGACGGGCGGCCGGGGGTCGAGTGATGACTGA
- a CDS encoding bifunctional 4-hydroxy-2-oxoglutarate aldolase/2-dehydro-3-deoxy-phosphogluconate aldolase, with product MSDIEQQFVDSGVVAVLRNIDADAMVDTVEALHRGGVTAFEVTVDARNASELVGDVVETFDGEDAVVGAGSVLDAAAARSAIEAGAEFVVGPTLEEDVIETANRYDTLVAPGVMTPTEALRAAEAGADLIKVFPAATVGPGHLSAIQAPLGDLPLMPTGGVGPDNVADFFEAGATVVGAGSALIDYDAIERGDFEAVEAHAGEFVAAVEDARE from the coding sequence ATGAGCGATATCGAACAGCAATTCGTCGACAGCGGGGTCGTGGCAGTGCTCCGGAACATCGACGCCGACGCGATGGTAGACACCGTCGAGGCCCTGCATCGGGGCGGCGTGACTGCCTTCGAAGTCACCGTCGACGCGCGGAACGCGAGCGAATTGGTCGGGGACGTCGTCGAGACGTTCGACGGCGAGGACGCGGTCGTGGGTGCCGGGTCGGTGCTCGACGCTGCCGCGGCTCGGTCGGCAATCGAGGCCGGCGCGGAATTCGTCGTCGGCCCCACACTCGAAGAAGACGTCATCGAGACGGCCAACCGCTACGATACGCTCGTCGCGCCGGGCGTGATGACCCCGACCGAGGCGCTGCGGGCCGCCGAAGCCGGGGCGGACCTGATCAAGGTGTTCCCGGCCGCGACCGTCGGCCCGGGTCATCTCAGTGCGATCCAGGCCCCGCTTGGGGACCTGCCGTTGATGCCGACCGGCGGCGTCGGGCCGGACAACGTCGCGGACTTTTTCGAGGCTGGGGCGACCGTCGTGGGTGCAGGCAGCGCGCTTATCGATTATGACGCCATCGAGCGTGGCGACTTCGAGGCCGTCGAAGCACACGCTGGCGAGTTCGTCGCGGCGGTCGAAGACGCTCGCGAGTGA